TTATTCTTATCTGACGGAAAAAAGCAACTGGAAAGGGACTATTGGAAAAAGAATCCTAAATATTAATGTAACTCCAAATCCAGCTGCTTCCCATGATCATATCTTCTTGAGGAATCTACTTAAATACTTACCTTGGGAATTGGCACATACGGGCGTGCATTGGACCATTTATTATTCACAAAAGGAAATGGAACTAGCTTTGTGGATATGGGGATTATTAATGGGCCCACAAATAATAGCTATTGTCTATTTTGCAAGTATTGTTAAAACTAAGGGGGAGCGAAGTGTGTATGACGAAATAGCCAAAACCAAAATCTGTATTATAAATTCAAATTAAAAGATCAAGACCATAAATAATGCAATAACATGAATAACTTTGACTGGACACGTTTTACGCGAAAAATTGCTGTTAAAGCAAAGATTTCTGAAATTTACAAGGCCTGGACAACTGTCTCGGAGCTTGAAAAATGGTTTTTAAGCGAAGCGTTATTTTATAATGCTCAGCAAACTCCCATAAATAGGAATGAGTCCATAGAAACGGGGATGAGTTACGAATGGCGTTGGTATTTGTACGATGTTACAGAACGCGGAAGAATAACTGAAGCAAACGGAAAAGATTTTCTACAATTTACATTTGCAGGTGAATGTTTAGTGGACATTCAACTTTTAAGCCAAGATGATTATGTAATTGTAGAGTTAACACAAAAAAATATTCCGACCGACGATAAATCAAAACAAGGAATCCGACTTGGTTGCTCGACTGGTTGGTCGTTTTTTTTGGTGAATTTGAAATCTGTTTATGAAGGGGGCCTTGATTTAAGAAACAAAGACCCGCAACTCCTCGGAATGTTGAATAATTAATTAGAAATAAGAGAACCTTAGCCTCCGGACCGTGAATTCCTGGTCCGCATTTGTTTATCATTACTTTTTGATTTGAAGGACCTCCTATGTTTTCAAAATGTTAAATGTTTTGAATTAGCCTAGCTTTTTCGAATAGGACAGATCTCAAATTTATAAATGTTTAATTTGCGTTTTTTTAAACGAGGGTGAAAGAAAATTTATAACTTAAATTAATTTAATAATGACAGCACAAGCAAAAAATCCATTTACATGGGTAGAAATTTATGTAGAGGATATGGGAAGAGCACAAAAATTTTATGAAAGTGTATTGCAAATCAATATGGTGTCTTTGCAAGCACCGGGCGACTTTGGGGATTTAGAAATGTTGAGTTTTCCCTGGATTGAAGGCGGAAGCAATATAAGTGGCGCGTTATGCAAAACTTCTCATGTGAAACCAGGCGCGGGTGGTACGATGGTATATTTTGCATGTGACGATTGTTCTGTCGAAGAAAGCCGGGTAGAAGATGCAGGCGGAAAAGTATTACAAGTTAAAATGCCCATTGGAGATTATGGTTTTTGCGCTGTGGTGATGGACACCGAAGGAAATTCTATTGGTTTGCATTCAATGAAATAGTTGAATGCAATCAAGCAGAAAAAGATCGACCGAACTTTGGCAGTACCGAAATTCGAGCGGACATTTTTATCAAGCATTATAAATGAACAAAAAATATTTAATCTTTAGCTGTAAATAAGGTAAACAAGCCAAAATAAATAACTTGCTTCCAGAGCCGGAATTCCGAAATGAGTGATGGTTCCATACAAACTACTTAATAATAATTCAATTAACTAACTAATGAAAAGAACCGCATTCCTTCTCGCTTATGCACTTATATTCAATTTTGTATTCGCACAGCAAAAACTTCCAACGGAGATTCATGAAAGCATATTAAAAAGAATAGAGTATGGCCAATTACCGAGTATTGTGGTGGGCATAGTTGATAAGAATGGATCTCAATATTATTCATTCGGTAATAAAACCAAAGGCGGGGAACCGGTTAACGAACATTCCATTTATGAGATAGGCTCTATATCTAAAACATTTACAGCGATTCTTCTGGCGCAAATGGTACTTGAAGGAAAGTTGAAAGTGGAAGACCTTGCACAAAGTTATCTTCCATCAAATGTAAAATTACCAACGAAAGATGGTAAACAAATTACCCTTGCACAACTGTCCAATCATACTTCCGGATTGCCTCGGATGCCCAGCCATTTTAATCCTAAAGACCCGGCCAATCCTTATGCTGATTATACAGTTGAACAAATGTATGATTTTTTAAATAACTTCAAATTGACTCGCGAAATTGGTTCGCAATATGAATATTCCAATTTGGCGGTAGGCCTGTTGGGACATTGTCTTTCACTCCATGAAGGCAAATCATATGAATCTTTACTCACGGAAAGAATTACCGCAACATTACAGATGAAGGAAACTAAAATTACCTTGGATAAAAGAATGAAACAGAATCTGGCGATGGGTTACAGCAATGGTGAACAAGTATCAAATTGGGATATTCCAACATTGGCCGGAGCAGGTGCCATTAGAAGTTCCTTACACGATATGTTGCATTATGTTGCAGCAAATCTTGGATTGAACAAAAGCAAATTACTTCCTGCGATGCAGCTGACGCATCAGGTTCAACATGATAAAGCCGGTGAAGGCACATCGGTTGGACTGGGTTGGCACATTAGCAAAGGGGCTGAAGGTGACATTATTACCCACAGTGGCGGAACCGGAGGCTACCGAACCTTTATCGGCTTTGTAAAAGAAATAGGAAAAGGAGTAGTAGTCCTGACAAACTCTGATATTGGTGCTGACGACATCGGAATGCGCTTACTCAACTCAACGGCCAAATTGATCGAAGTCAAAAAATCTGGCCTTGCAAACATTAAAGAAGCATTGGATAAGCAAGGCGCAGACGCAGCATTGAATATTTACGCAAAAATTAAAATGGAAGAATCCATGTATGAATTTGATGAATCTGCCATCAACGCACTGGGATATGTTTACATGGGAAAAGGAAAAATGGCAGAAGCCATAGCAGTATTTAAAATTAATGTGGATCAATTTCCCAAATCAGATAATGTATATGACAGCTATGCTGAAGCAATGATGAAAGACGGCCAGAAAGAAGCTGCCATCATCAATTACAAAAAATCACTAGAGCTTAATCCTGCCAATACGAATGCAGTGGAGATGTTGGCAAAAATGGGTGTTGGCGAATCGATAAAAGAGATCCAGCTTGAAGAAAGTGTACTTGCGAGCTATGTTGGAGTGTATGAACTGGCACCTAACTTTACCATCGCCATTACTCAAAATGGAAATCAACTTTTTGGCCAGGCTACAGGGCAGGAAAAATTTGAGTTGTTTGCAAAATCTAATACCGATTTCATCTTAAAAGTTGTCCCTGCGCAAATCAGTTTTTTTAGCAAAGATGGTAAAGTAGAAAGTTTGACACTTTATCAAGGCGGAAGGGAGATGCCGGGGAAGAGAATCAACTAAGAAGATCATATTGGCGCAAGATCTCTTATTCATCTATGGCTTGTAATGGCAGTAAAAATAAAAGGGATGCCAAATATTTAAAGTACTTTTATTTACTTTACTTCCATCATAAATCTTAATGATGCATGACCTTTTTTCGGATGGGCTAATTGAATTTGCTCGAAAGCAAGGATATCCCCTTGATTGACTTCAGTCAGTAACATTTTGGTTTCTTCATTAAAATTCCATCCTTTATTAGTTATTTTTCTTTGAACCTGGTTGGGTTTTTTAAGAATGAGCTCAAATGATTTGATTTCCCAATCACCGTCCCATTGTTTTTGTAATAATCCATTGCAATTCAAATCGATTGTTGATAAATTTCTTGCCTGTGTCACACTTAAATAACTGCTTGTAGCTTTAAAATTTTGATGAAAGGAATCGCAAAAGTCAGCATCCAGCTGCGCAAATGTTATATGTAATATTTTAATTTCTTCAATTTTTGTTTCCGTGTCGTACACCACTATCGTATCTATACGTTCTGCAACACTTGTTAATAGATTTTGTGAAATGCCGAAATAACTTGTTGAGATTATTAATGCGAATAATAGGATTGAAACTTTCATAAATTATTACTATTTATATCCTGTAATTTAAGGCAATTTCATGAATTGAGTAATTTTATTTTATTTGAGGTCGGGTAAACAGATTTTAAGCCTGGGATAACAACGTATTGAATTATCGATAAATAGAGTACAATCAGACCAATCCCAAGGCGAATTAGAAGAAGAGAAGTAAATCGAGTTTTACTAGATTATTTTTAACTTTGTCGTAGGTGATTAATTTTCAGAATATTTTGCGAGCTATGGTTAAATTTTATCCTTGGCATATTTATTTACATTCAATGGTATTAATAGGAGTAATTTCCTGTGGGGATGGCAGTTTGGCAGATCCGGAAAAAATACAAATTGATAGAACCCAGAATATGAACCTGAGATCTTATGCTTTTAAAATAGAAGGTGCTTATCATTCTCCGGTTTCATTTGCCTTAGACATCGACAAAAATGGGATAAGCGATTTTCAGTTTACAAGTAATATTTGGGGATCTCCTGCTATTGGTCAACATCCTGAAGCAGATATCAGTTGCCTGAATAATTTAGCTTTTATCTATGTGGCAACTATTTCAGATACTGCTTTTCTCTTTACAAAAAGCGATACCAATTATCAAGGAAAGGTGAATATTATTTTGAAAAACACTTACTCTTGTAAAAGGATAAGTCCAACTGATTCCATCAGGAGTATTATAAATTCAAAGCATATTAAAGTATTAGCCAGGTTTGATGAGATCCGAAATTCGGGTCCATGGTTATCTGGGAAATTGGATTTGAATAATGAAAATTACACCCCTCCAGCGCAAAATGTATATAATTCGCTTGACACATCGGTATATAAAGTAGTCAGCTACAATTACGATTGTCATTCTTTTCCTGATGATCGGATAGCATACATCGGCATTAAATTAATTGACAATGGGGCGGCTAAATTGGGTTGGATAAAATTGAGTATTACTGACAAGTACATCATTTCCATTTTAGAGACAGCCATCCAAAATTAAAATGAATCCGGGATTGCATAGTAATACCCATGTAATTATAACTATACGTAACAATAATTAAATTTTTTAAAAACACCTAAAACCCCCAAGCCGGCTTCAGCCGGACAAAAAACGAAAATCCAGAAATGATAAATCAAAGACGAGAAACCAAAGAAACACAAATTGAAACGAAAACTATGAATAGGAATGGGTTTCAACCCATTCCAAACGAAACCAAACCCCAAACCCCCACGAAAACAAACGGAATCCCAAATCTAATCCCGAAACAAATCACGATACGAAATAATTCCCTAATTTTGTTTTTGACATTTATGCAATTCAATTCCTTATAACGAAACTGAAAACAAATTCATAAAATCGGATGAAGGGATTGCGAATCGGATAATTCAAACTAAAAGCGATAAATCAATTCCGATCGCAAAAAGTAAACAATATCATAACAAACCAACAATCATGAACCCCCCATCAGCAAAATCAGAAATACTCCCTCCAAAACTTTCCGCAATGGGATATACAGCAATAGCCCTACATCAAAATATCGCCGGCCAGCAGCTTATTCATGCAAAAATAAACAATGTCGAGGGCGTTTATATTTTAGATTCGGGAGCAGGACATACGGTCGTGGATTCCAGACAAATAGAAACGTTAAAATTGGATCTCAGACAAGAAGAGGCACAATTCACCGGGGGCGGTTTTGGGGCACATGGTATTGAGAATGTACCTTCATATGGTAATAAGCTTGAAATAGGAAATTTCAAAATGGACAATTTAGTGGTAGCTGTCATGGCGCTGGATTCAGCCTGGGAATCACTTGCACATATAGGTGCAAAGGAAGTCTTATTTGGTTTTATTGGCGTAGATGTTTTAAAATCGGGCAATGCATTGCTTGATTTCAGTACAATGACCCTTTATTTGCAAAATGCCCATCCTTAAATGTACAGGGTGGATTGATTTTTTTCGAGTTTAGGGTTTTGTTTCTTGCCAGATTATAAGGTATATTGCATTGCGAATATGTTTCGGACGATTACTTTTGTATTATATATTTAAATTTTATAAATAAACGGCAGATGGAAAACATAAATCTCAGTTTTACGGAAGACCAGTTTAAATCTTTAACGAGATTGGTATTTTTAGGTAAATGGATGTTGGAATCAAATCATGTAGATTTTGAGGAAAAGTTCAAAGTGGAACAAGATGTCGAGCAAATTATTTTTAAAAATTGCGACGAAAATGTTTGTGAATATTCAGAAGAAGATGCTCAATTTTATCCTACGATTACATTTGAAGACGAAATGCACATCTTAATTGAATATTACGACCAAGATACTTTTTGGCAAGAATTACCAGAGAAACTCGCTTTTAGGGATTTATATCTTAAAATGGGTACCAAATTGGACGTGATGACAGCAGAAGAGAAATTTTTAAAACTCTCAGAGTATATGGAACTGTACATGGACGAATTTGATAAGAATGAATTGAATAATTTAGTGATTCAATAGCTTGAATAGACATTTAAGCGGGAAGTAGGGCAATGAAATTTGTGCGAATTAAAAAATTTCATGAGGATATATAATAGAAGCATTTGGATTCATATTTGATGAGCATTCATATTTAACTGCCAGGTTAATTGTTTTAGCTTCTTAGATTCATGAAAAGGCATCAATTTTTTGACGCTTATCAATATCTCATCTTTATACCATTTGGCAATAAGGGCTGGAATTCAAGATATATTGAATTTTTTAAATCCGGAAGAAACAGGAAAAACACCTGGAAGAAACAGGAAAAACACCCTTTTAAGGTTCATGAAATTATTTTCCCTTTGTAATATTTAAATGGACGAACGAAAGAATGAGCATATGTTATTTTGATTCTTAAATTTAGTCTTTTGGTTTTTGAATTTTATAAGGTACTACTATTTCTAGTAGGTATATATGCAGAAATTCATGCAGAAAGACTTTTGTAAGGTAGTTTCTTAATATGGCTAACATTGATAGAATTTATAACGAAAAGTATTAAATGATAAGGTGGTTTTTAAATTACAAGTTTTATAGCGATTAAGATAGAATAATAAATGGAGTTTAGCTCGGTGCTTTAGAGTTTGCTTAAAATTATATTTAATTATTTTTTAATATACTTAAAACCTCAGAAAATGACGACCAGTAACCCAACGCTCGTCCTCAACATTATTAATAATTGTGTTGGAGGATACATGACCTTTAATGGTTTTTCAACAGACTATAATCCTGATCCTGTAGAACACGGAGGTCCGCCTGTTGTTCTCCCTACTATTTTAAACAACGGAGCTTCAAGTTTGGCATTTCAAGTATCTGATTGCTATTCAGGAGAAACGCAGGGGGAATCCTATTTTAATATGCCTGATGGTTCCCAATTTAAAATTACCTGGCATTTGTATAATCATCCAGATTCAAATCCAGATGAAGGATATAATGCAATCAGCTGTCCGAATTATACTATCGAATACTTGCAGAGTGATGGCTCTTACAGTACTCAAATTTATTGGGATATTACCAATGTCAATTCTTTTAGTGCGACCATCACCATCGTTGAAGCTTCTTAATTTATTCTAAAATTTAAAGTTATGTCATCAAATTATTCTCCAAGCAATGATGCTTGCTCCATCAATATTAGTGTAGCCAATAATACCAGTCATGTTTTTAGTCAGACTGATATTTGGCGGCACCATGGTAAAACAGTTAATAATCCAGTTTCTTCCATATTGGGAGATAGTGCTGAAACGCTGATCGCTACTTTTGGAAAAGAAAGTGGATATGGCCCCTTAGGTTTATTGAAGTACACTTCCGATGATGGAACGGTTTTAATAATTTATTATAACAATCCTGAAGTGGGCGAGACTACAACTTCTACTGCTGAAGCAAATCAATGGTTTTATGCCATTCTACAACCTCCTTCAGGAAAGGGTACATCATATTACCTTGAAGTGTCAGGGTTTACGATGAACTTAAATGGAAGCGGTGAGTCAGAAGAGGTTATGAACCCGGTAATTACCATTAATTTATTTACTTAGTTTTCTATTTACTTAATTTAAATTATTATAAAATGTACAGCCCCATGTACCGCTACCTATGTAGCTTAGTGATCTCTTTATCCATTGTGTGGAATACAAATGATATTATTTTTGCACAGTCGCAGTTGTCTGCCTATACGTCTACTCTAAATGGCGCTTTTAAAGTAAATCAAAATGGAGGAAGCACTTATTCAATAAATATCTCTGTGCCTCCGGGTACAAATAATGCAGCACCTCAACTTACAATCAACTATAACAGTCAGGGTGGAAACGGCATTTTAGGGCAGGGTATGAGTTTGAGTGGAATCCAAAGTATAAATCGAACTGGGGCTACTTATCAACAGGATGGTTTTAAATCTGGCATTAATTATAATGCATATGATCGATTTAGTCTTGGTTCGAGTCGATTAATGAAAGTCAGTAGTACAGGTGACGGATATTTTTCCTCAGGAGCTGTGTACCATACTGAAATTGAATCCTGGACGAAGATTGTTGCAAATGGAAATTGC
The genomic region above belongs to Saprospiraceae bacterium and contains:
- a CDS encoding RDD family protein, with amino-acid sequence MRNHAAMSIMQLLYRRIFASIIDYGIIGIYGIFLFLLTQSIASECNLNLNIHPFESQLIGFLCLTLPVFLYSYLTEKSNWKGTIGKRILNINVTPNPAASHDHIFLRNLLKYLPWELAHTGVHWTIYYSQKEMELALWIWGLLMGPQIIAIVYFASIVKTKGERSVYDEIAKTKICIINSN
- a CDS encoding SRPBCC domain-containing protein, which produces MNNFDWTRFTRKIAVKAKISEIYKAWTTVSELEKWFLSEALFYNAQQTPINRNESIETGMSYEWRWYLYDVTERGRITEANGKDFLQFTFAGECLVDIQLLSQDDYVIVELTQKNIPTDDKSKQGIRLGCSTGWSFFLVNLKSVYEGGLDLRNKDPQLLGMLNN
- a CDS encoding VOC family protein translates to MTAQAKNPFTWVEIYVEDMGRAQKFYESVLQINMVSLQAPGDFGDLEMLSFPWIEGGSNISGALCKTSHVKPGAGGTMVYFACDDCSVEESRVEDAGGKVLQVKMPIGDYGFCAVVMDTEGNSIGLHSMK
- a CDS encoding serine hydrolase, with the protein product MKRTAFLLAYALIFNFVFAQQKLPTEIHESILKRIEYGQLPSIVVGIVDKNGSQYYSFGNKTKGGEPVNEHSIYEIGSISKTFTAILLAQMVLEGKLKVEDLAQSYLPSNVKLPTKDGKQITLAQLSNHTSGLPRMPSHFNPKDPANPYADYTVEQMYDFLNNFKLTREIGSQYEYSNLAVGLLGHCLSLHEGKSYESLLTERITATLQMKETKITLDKRMKQNLAMGYSNGEQVSNWDIPTLAGAGAIRSSLHDMLHYVAANLGLNKSKLLPAMQLTHQVQHDKAGEGTSVGLGWHISKGAEGDIITHSGGTGGYRTFIGFVKEIGKGVVVLTNSDIGADDIGMRLLNSTAKLIEVKKSGLANIKEALDKQGADAALNIYAKIKMEESMYEFDESAINALGYVYMGKGKMAEAIAVFKINVDQFPKSDNVYDSYAEAMMKDGQKEAAIINYKKSLELNPANTNAVEMLAKMGVGESIKEIQLEESVLASYVGVYELAPNFTIAITQNGNQLFGQATGQEKFELFAKSNTDFILKVVPAQISFFSKDGKVESLTLYQGGREMPGKRIN
- a CDS encoding clan AA aspartic protease, producing the protein MNPPSAKSEILPPKLSAMGYTAIALHQNIAGQQLIHAKINNVEGVYILDSGAGHTVVDSRQIETLKLDLRQEEAQFTGGGFGAHGIENVPSYGNKLEIGNFKMDNLVVAVMALDSAWESLAHIGAKEVLFGFIGVDVLKSGNALLDFSTMTLYLQNAHP